ggatcacaccccgggctgcaggcggcgccatcggggctgccctatttttagagcctttagaaacaaacaaaaaacacatttaccCCTTTTGAGGTGTGCctgaaaaatctcaagaaaatcATGGCCTAACAGGTGAATAGGAATTATAGAGATCAGAAGGAATGGGTGAGTGCCTTGTAAAGTCTCCAGCTAAAAAAAGGATGGGTAAGGATTTTAAAATTGTCATGGGGTATGAGCCACTCCCACCGTTTGCAGTGTTTCTGTACTCAAGGGGGACAGAGAGGCTGGTGAGGTTGAAATTGACGTGTTGCTTCTGAGTCTGTAAAAGCTGCCATCACCTCATTCACAATATTTCTCTCCCCAAGGTGTCAGTTTGAGGTCATGGGAAGACTTCCCATCCTGGCCTCAGAGCCGCCCTGTTCTGTCATATGAGCCTTCTTCCCCAGCTGCTGGTGTCCTTAGAGGGGAAAGTGCTCTGAGGCTCTTGCAGCTGATTTTGTCTTGTTGGTTTGCAGCAAGCCTTCTTCCAGTGGTCGGGTTCTTCTGCAGTAATTGCAAACACCTTCTTTAGGAGAAAGACCCTGAAGATTTTGGGGGGATTTCTGGGGGTTGTTAATTGTTGTAATTGGAGATGCATGATCTGGGCAGCTTGGATTtatgagtcttttctttttgttgctcaTTCTTTGGTGCGAGATAACTGATCAGCCAAGTTAACCAGATCATCAGGCTCCATAGGGGCCCAGCTGAGTGGCTGTCATTTAACTACAGGACCAAGTTCACTGTCTAACCCATTAGCAAAGGTGGAGTTAAGAAGGacatttcatgtttaattttgtCAATACCAGAGTattgtttaaaagtttttttccaatcatcatcatcataataaacCAGGTTCATTTGGCCGTTGAGTATATCATTGAATTTTTCTCTAATCTGTGGTCTTTGGAAAAACTGCCAGAATAGTTTTATGTAATTCTTTGGCTAGTttaaaggcacttttttttttttggtagccttTTCGTTtagaaaaatcatcaaaatgCTATGTCCATCCTACTTTCCCCATCCATTCCCTTGCATGACCCTCAGTCACAAGCATATGGATAAATCAGTAAAGGTCAGAATAACAGGTTTACGGATCTGAATAACTAAATTGAATTCCTTAGCAAATCCTAGAGGGTCTTCAAGGGCATTGGGAAAAGGCTTTGATAAAAACTTGTAATTCTACCTTAATCCAAGTAATACAAGTAATTGATAATATCCCGGAGCCTCTTTCATTAGGCTTAACTTTAGAAGGAGTCTGGATGACTGGAGGACCTATAGAAACTTCCAGGTTGTCATAGGATGTAAGTTCAGCTAGACTATAATTTTCTATAGGTGGAGAGCAGGAGAAGGTGGAAGAGGCTTCCATCTAACTGCTGCTCAGTTGCAGCAGTTAGCTCAAAAGACTCCATAAGCTTTCCTAGTTCAGATACTCTCTGAGAGCAGTTACAGTTAGCTTTAGAGAGTTTAGAGTTATTTTCTTATAAGGAAgcaagtttaaaattatttaatttcttggaGGCTCCAAATACCAACTTAAATACACTCCCCATCCTTAGTTgctctgttttttcattttccaattgtGCATGCAGATAAACTAATTTTGGAATCTCAGAACATCTCCAAAGTGGTCATAGTAAGCACAAGTCATTTTTGGTCAGATTGGTCCAACAAGACAGAAACTTACAAGGAATGCGCCCATAATATTTGAACATAAATACAGCTGGGCTTCCAGAGGGAGGCTGCTCTCcagcagcaatttttttttaagattttatttataaaaaaaaaagattttatttatttatttacgagaatacacagaggagagagagagagaggcagagacacaggcagagggagaagcaggctccatgcagggagcccgacgctggacAGAAGCCAGCACCAGAAAGACACCCAAAGAAATGAGGCCTGAAcctcaaccaaaaaaaaaggaggctgaGAACCTGGAGCTTTTTGGGGGAGAGGATACACCACAATGCACTAAGTTACCACCTGTTCAAATCCCCCACTGTCGCAGGAGTCAGAGCCGTTTGATGCTTCTTATCCCACACCATTCTGACACCATAAACGTCAactgagagaagaaagcaaaactgaacaAGAACAAAGGGGTCTCTTTATTTGGGGTCTCAGAATTGCAATCCGGGCAGCAGAGATTCCAGCAGCCACCAGAAAAATGTGTCACCTGTTCAGGGGTAGGGGGGAAagcaaggttttttgtttttttttttgttttttgtttttttgtttttttaatgagaaagggGAAGTGAGTGGCGGTTGGGGGACACAATTATACGacttgaataaaagaaaacaaaattgccaATCGGTACTACCAGGCTCAACGGCTTTTGGTTCCACTTCGATGGACTGATTTACCGTTGCTAACGAAGGAAACCACCCATGGTATGCACTGATTACTGTCTTCGTGAAGTCCACGCTGACAGTGTTCCCGGTCAGACGCCGGCCCCCTGTCGACTCTAGGAACAACTGCTCCTAAAACAATTGCTGTTTCTGGCAAAGTTcgaggtctttttatttttttaaaaagatcttacgtatttttgagagagagagagagagagagagagagagtaagccggggcgggaggcggggcgggggggggagggaaaggaggggaggggcagaggagagaaggggagaagcaggccctccactgggcagggagcctgatgtggctccactggggaccccgggatcacgacctgagcccaagagccccaggcagatgcttaaccagctgggccacccaggcactctggaaGGTCTTTTTGCACAGTTCGAGTTCATTagctatttgttttaaaaaggaaaatgcagcTTCTCTCCATATCTAGAAATTTTATACAGTTCTACAGCGGAAGGCGGAGGGTGGCGGGAGGAAAGGGGCCAGACGAGAGAAATATTTCTACACTAcggaaggaaattaaaatggtgCGACCTGACAGTCCTGAGGGTCTAGGTGAGACGAGGCACGCAGGGGAGACCTGCCTCGCAGGTGACGCTGAGGCGAAGCGCTCAATGGCAAAGACCCTTCGCTCCAAGGAGCGGCGCGCAGCTGGGGAGACCTTGCACCCGCCTCCAGGTTTGGCGGGTCGCTCCTAAGCAGGTGCCCTTCCGctctccccggccccgcccacttTACCTTTTGCGGCTGCGCAAGGCTCTGCCCAATCGAAAACGTCTCCCTGCTAACAGGAGCAGGGATTGGTCCGAAGCTCCGAGACCATCAGGAAGGGGCGGGGCTTACAGTGGGATGTTCTTCCGTATCGGCGGGTGGGCCACGGGCAGACGGAAGTGCTCTGTGTTGTTGCCGGAAGTGGCGACTGAAAGTTTGTGATGGCTGCTGCGATTTTAGCCGAGAAGGTAAGTCCCGTCGGCTCCCCCCCAGGGATTTTTGTGGGAGCAGACTCCCGGGGACGGcaagggcgaggggtgggggagaggccagAGCGCCGGGCCAGGGAGGCGCAGACGCTGTGACGTCGGGGCAGTGCGGGGGGCCTGGCCGGGCCTGGCAGGACTGGCGGGGAATCGATCCTGCCGCCGCGACTCCAGCGGGTCCTGTTCGCCGCAGGTGCCAGTGGACAGCtcggaggagggggagcagcccCCGGCGGCGCCCGCGGAGCTGGCCGCCCAGAAGCGCGAACAGAGGCTGCGCAAATTCCGGGAGCTGCACCTGAAGCGGGTGAGTAGCCCCGGAGGCAGCGGAGACCTGTCCGGGTGCGTTTGTGGAGGGACGCGCGAGCCGCTCCAGCGCCCCTGCCTGACCCGCAGAACTGGATGAAAGGTCTTTCCCGGTGGTTCTCAATCCTGGCAGCAGGTTGAAATCACCTTTCAAAATACACATGCTCTCTCCAACTCTCCTACCCACTTCTGATTTAATGAACCTGGGCAAGGTTTGGGAGTCCCTATTACCAGCAGCCTGCCTGCTGTATGAGTCTAACAAACCTTTCCTTTAACCTAGGGGGTGTGTGGAGCTAGAGACTGGAAGAAAGTCGTCCATGTTAATAAGAGAGCTGATTGTTTGTTCATTCAAAAATAATCAGCAAATCTCCGAAAGTCTGTAGTGTCAGGGGCTTACCCAGTTGATGCGAAACTCCATGATTATGATACGGCTTTGGCTCTTAAGTAGAGGAGACGACTTTCTAGCCAGAAATTATATGGTGTGCTAGCTTTGGGAACAAAGTGCCctgggagggtggaggagagatGAATACAGTTTGAGGAGCTCCCAGGGAGTGCCTCATATATGACTCATATATGAGTCTCATATATGAGGTGAGATCTAAACTGTTTGGAAGACGTGTAAGGTATTATCAGACAAAGAAATTGGAGGAAGAAATATCCAAGCAGAGGAATCCAATGCAAAGTGAGGGAATTCATATTAGGGATAAGAGTCCAGCAAACAACTGGCTGCAGTTATAGCTGAGAAGGGAAAAAGCAGCTCTGGTGTATTTCAACCTAAGTGGTTTGACCGAAAGCTTGGATGTGGTTTCACAAACCCCCAACATCACTCTGACTATTGGAGTGAGACAAAAACAATACTGTTCAGACCACAAAAATGACCACACATTCCCCTTTTCTGCTAACACCGGTGACTCTTAGGACCAATTACAGCATTAGTCTCACCCCATTAATCCTGTTGAAAAACTTAGGGTACCCAGTCATCGTATGCCCTGCCTTTCTGAGAGTGTCTCATCCAGAGCAGAGCCACACTGCCTTACCTCCCATACCAGTCACGGGATAAAAACCCAAATCCTGCAACTAGCCTCTCCTAACACCCTATCACCAAAATGCCTACAGTTTCCTGTAGTTTACTCTCCTTCAGTGCAGCAAACACAACTTTGTTTGACTGTAGGTATGTTCTTGGTGTTTTCAACTGGAGGGCATTGCCAGAGCCGAGAGTACAAGAATGTACGAGGGATGGTAGTCGAGAGGAGATGTCCGTTTGCCCAGAAAAAGTTAATAAAGAATCAAAcacacttaaatatttatgtgGAGAGACTGTGTAAAGTACATGTGGTTGGAAGTTACGAGATATGGCTTCCTGGACTAATTGCTGCCAACCTGTGACCTAAGAGACATCTAATTTATGTTGTCCCTTAAGCTGATACTGTTTTGTGCCAttaggttcattttttaaaaatttttattgcttaaagattttatttattttgagatagagagcacaaggggtggggagggggtgtccgcagagagagagagaggaagagggagagagaggaagaggggagaggaagaatgaacgaaaggaagagggagaggagaggaagagagaaggagagggagaggaggcagaggctcCCTACTTGGGAAGCAGgtgtttatttgtatttactatacaaataaataaataaatcttaaacccTAATTAGGCCATTCCTTTGCTTAAAATCCTTTGATGGCTACCTGTTGCTTTTGGGATAAAACAGAGTCCCTCTGTTAATGTGTCTTGACCCTTTCTAAATGGGCAAGATTTtgtttggatttattttcatGTCTCAGCTGACAAACTTTTtgtattatggttttatttatttattttttttttgtattatggtTTTAGAATGAAGCTCGTAAATTAAATCACCAGGAAGTTGTTGAAGAAGATAAAAGACTTAAGTTACCTGCTAACTGGGAAGCCAGGAAAGCTCGTCTGGAGTGGGAGctgcaggaagaagaaaagaagaaggttAGGATCTACTCTGTTGGCTTGATAAGTGGTCATTCTATTGTTTcagtcattctgtttttttttttttttttgtaaagatagacacagagacacagaatgagaggcagagacataggcagagggagcagtaggctccatgcaggaagccccatgtgggactcggtcccagaacctgggatcatgacctgagccgaaggcaaacactcaaccactgagccacccaggtgcctctcagtCATTCTATTATATCAAGACCGTAGAAAATGGTTTTGTACACCGGTGTGAAAGCAGATTGCTGGAGTCCACATGATGGCCCTGCTTTTTACTAGCAGCAATACTTTGGGGGacttatttaacctctctgtacctctgttttctcatctgtaaaatggggactgTAACATTGTAGTTGCTGACGAAGTAAACAAGTCAGTGCATGAAGAGCATTTCTGAGGGGCCTAGAACCTGCTGCTCATTGAGTAtgtgtgattgattgattgattatttatttatttgattttacttattcatgagagacacagagaggcatagacacaggcagagggaggagaaacaggcttcatgcagggagactgatgtggggctcgatcccaggactctgggatcacaccctgagctaaaggcagacactcaactgctgatccacccaggcgtcccagagtaCATGTTTTAAATTGAGGTGGGCATTCTTAAACACCGTAGTAGGTTCCCAGTTTTCCTCCAAATAGTAATTGTTAGTTTTAAAGTATTGCCTGATATCTttgttcaactttttttaaaaagattttatttatttattcatgagacacacacacacacacagagagattgagagagaggcagagacatagagagagggagaagcaggctctatgcagggagcccaatgcgggacttgatcccaggactctgggatcatgcctgtagctgaaggcagattctcagcTGCTAAgcccacccagacgtcccttgaTTTAAAATAGATCCAGTACTTGTTTGGGTCACCATTGCAGGTATtagctgcttttccctcttcttagGAATGTGCGGCGAGAGGAGAGGACTATGAGAAAGTGAAGCTGCTGGAGATCAGTGCAGAAGATGCAGAAagatgggaaaggaagaagaggaggaaaaacccTGACCTGGGATTCTCAGGTAAAGCTCATTATTCCTATACTGAATGTCCCTGTTAGATTAGTATTACCTTCAGagtttcaggttttaaaaaaggatattgcCCCCTgcttccccaaaagaaaaaaggatatgcCCCTTTGTGGGATATTTTCCAAGATGCTTAAAcccaagaaaaatacaaatatgtctCATAGAGCAGAAGTAAAAAAAGCTGTACTTCAGCCAGCtggattcttttattctttatggtAAAACTAGCAAAAGCCCATATTGCAGCATCTTCAGAGTAGAAACTATACTCAGTGTCTTGTGCAAACATTAACTAATAATGATTTTGATATTCTCTGGATCATAATGACAAAACAGGGAAatatatcttctccaattctccTTTTATCTTTAGATTATGCTGCTGCCCAGTTACGCCAGTATCATCGGCTGACGAAGCAGATCAAGCCTGACATGGAAACctatgagagactgagagaaaaaCAGTGAGTTGACAGGATTAATGCAAGTCCTGTTTTCATTCTGAAGGGACATAGGGGCGTGTGTGTGGTgtagacatacatacacacgtaCATAGATAGAAACACACTTTAAAGCTTGGGTGTGAGTCAGCAGCAGCTGTCTAAGAATGCTCTCTGGCCTTGACAATACTATTTGTTGCTCACTCCACAGCAGTTCGGCTAGCCACCTGGTTATTCTTCTAGCTGGGCATTCTAAGACTGGGTGTTGAGAGTTTAACAACCAGATTATCAGAGTTACTCAGATATTTTAGGAGACAGAATGCCTTAGTGCCGGGATGGGTGAACATCTTctgtaaacattttaggctttgtgggctctTTGGTCTCCATCAAAACTACTCCACTGCTGTGATGTGAAAGCCTCCTTGGAGGATACATGAACAAATAGGTGTGGCTGGGGCCCAGTAAAATGTTTGCAAAAGCACATAGTGTGGTTTGCTGACCTTTGCATTAGTGGGAAGGGAACCTGAATCTGGAAGCATGTCCCTTAACCTCTGGCCCTTGGCTCTTAAATCTGTAGAATGAAGCTACTGGAGGAGGTAATATATTAGGTCCCTTTCaattctttatttacttatttatttttaaaagttaaggtaGGATCCCACAGttaacacattatatattttatttcttaccaGGAGTGGTAGTTTAGTTTTAAATTTGCCAAcgtggaaaaataaataaataaatttgccaACGTGGAACTGTGTAGTGTTACTTTAAGTCTGTTTTGCTGTCTTTTTAGTGGAGAAGAGTTTTTCCCAACTTCCAACAGTCTTCTTCATGGAACACATGTGCCTTCCACAGAGGAGGTTGATAGGATGGTCATAGATCTGGAAAAACAGTGAGTACTCAGTACAGCAGCCtgaacttttaaatgtttaatgacaAAATGGACACAGTGTGCATAGAGTAAATTGAAAGAGCAGATACCATTCTTCCTCATTTCTGATTCAGAGTTTGTAGTAGTTTTGGGGACAGATAGCATGTGTGAGTCAAATTCATATGATCTGGGATGGAGGTACAAAATATTGCCAAAATGGAGTTGTCATTATTGAGCAGGGAAGGcccaaagaaaattattctttaaaggCTCTTACCTTCATAAGCATTCCACTATATGATTTGAAGAAGTATGTATATTCTAGTAAATGCACCTTTGCTATATTTGTGTTTCTTAATACTGACATGGATGAATATTAGGCAGAGCAGAATTAGTTTATATTTTAGGAgttaatacatacaaatattaaaatactatttagtATATACTGTGTACTCCGTTCATATTAGCTGTGGTTATTACGAATAGAAgtattgtaattttcttttaagtagaaGTTCATGTGTCTAGTGGCTGACAGTGTATCATTGCTCTTTTAGAAGATTCCGAGGATGAGtttgtatttttgaatttcaGGGTTCATTCCTGGGGTTTGTGTTGTCAATTAGCAATTTCAGTTTGGTCTTGATAaagactgcccccacccccaaccctcaaGTGTGCTATTCTAAGTGCACTGATTCTACTCTTAAGTATTTGGACATGTTTTATTAAGATTAAAAGAGAAGACAATTTTGAAATTtgtaaatctttttcttcttccttcagaaTTGAAAAACGAGACAAGTACAGCCGGAGACGTCCT
The Vulpes vulpes isolate BD-2025 chromosome 2, VulVul3, whole genome shotgun sequence genome window above contains:
- the LOC112930156 gene encoding pre-mRNA-splicing factor SYF2, which translates into the protein MAAAILAEKVPVDSSEEGEQPPAAPAELAAQKREQRLRKFRELHLKRNEARKLNHQEVVEEDKRLKLPANWEARKARLEWELQEEEKKKECAARGEDYEKVKLLEISAEDAERWERKKRRKNPDLGFSDYAAAQLRQYHRLTKQIKPDMETYERLREKHGEEFFPTSNSLLHGTHVPSTEEVDRMVIDLEKQIEKRDKYSRRRPYNDDADIDYINERNAKFNKKAERFYGKYTAEIKQNLERGTAV